The Gallaecimonas xiamenensis 3-C-1 genome has a window encoding:
- a CDS encoding YciK family oxidoreductase translates to MLDYQPPLSLLAGRVILVTGASTGIGREAALHYARHGATLILLGRNVAKLETLYDEIAAAGYPQAAIIPLDMLGATDQHYRDMAATIDNQFGRLDGVLMNAGELGVLSPFETIDDSTWDKVMKINVDATFRMTRALLPLLKAAPDGRLIFTSSGVGKKGRAYWGAYAVSKFATEGMMQVLADEHSKGPLRVNCINPGGTRTSMRAKAFPGEDPQTLKTPADLMPLYLYLMGPDSKDVNGQSLDAQPK, encoded by the coding sequence ATGCTCGATTACCAGCCCCCCCTTTCTCTGCTTGCAGGTCGCGTCATTCTGGTCACCGGCGCCAGCACCGGCATAGGCCGTGAAGCGGCGCTGCACTATGCCCGCCACGGCGCCACCCTTATTCTGCTGGGCCGCAATGTGGCCAAGCTCGAAACCCTCTACGACGAGATAGCAGCAGCCGGCTACCCCCAGGCGGCCATTATCCCCCTGGATATGCTGGGGGCCACCGACCAGCATTACCGGGACATGGCCGCCACCATCGACAACCAGTTTGGGCGCCTGGACGGGGTCTTGATGAATGCCGGTGAGCTGGGGGTGCTGAGTCCCTTTGAGACCATAGACGACAGCACCTGGGACAAGGTGATGAAAATCAACGTCGACGCCACCTTTCGCATGACCAGGGCGCTGCTGCCCCTACTCAAGGCCGCCCCGGACGGGCGCCTTATCTTCACCAGTTCTGGGGTGGGCAAAAAAGGCCGGGCCTACTGGGGCGCCTATGCGGTGTCAAAATTTGCCACCGAAGGCATGATGCAGGTACTGGCCGACGAGCACAGCAAGGGCCCGCTGCGGGTCAACTGCATCAACCCCGGCGGCACCCGCACCTCCATGCGCGCCAAGGCCTTTCCGGGTGAAGACCCACAAACCCTGAAAACCCCGGCCGATCTGATGCCCCTTTATCTGTACCTGATGGGGCCGGACAGCAAGGACGTTAACGGCCAGAGCCTGGACGCCCAGCCCAAATAA
- a CDS encoding glutathione binding-like protein, whose protein sequence is MKLFYLPGACSLGIHALLETLGVPFSLEKADLGSQAFAKVNPAKAVPALVLDSGQVLTQGPAIMQYLADRFPEQQLGKAASLEVQAGLQAWLAFASSDFHGAFKPLFGAQRFTLQTDDPSLAAVQEAAKAKVEQLLVQLETVLAGKDFLAEGRLTIADLYLFPMLRWAKAKVGLEQVPAVAAYLARMLALPAVQRAMASEGLQ, encoded by the coding sequence ATGAAACTCTTTTACCTGCCTGGGGCCTGCTCTCTTGGGATCCATGCCCTGTTGGAAACACTGGGGGTGCCCTTTAGCCTGGAAAAGGCCGACCTGGGCTCGCAGGCTTTCGCCAAGGTAAACCCAGCCAAGGCCGTGCCAGCCCTGGTGCTGGACTCCGGCCAGGTACTGACTCAGGGCCCGGCCATTATGCAGTACCTAGCTGACCGTTTTCCCGAGCAGCAATTGGGCAAGGCGGCCTCCTTGGAAGTGCAGGCCGGGCTTCAGGCTTGGCTGGCCTTTGCCAGCAGCGATTTCCACGGCGCCTTCAAACCCCTTTTCGGTGCCCAGCGTTTCACCCTACAGACCGACGACCCCAGCCTGGCGGCTGTCCAGGAGGCTGCCAAGGCCAAGGTCGAGCAGCTGCTGGTGCAACTGGAAACCGTGCTGGCCGGTAAGGACTTCCTGGCCGAAGGGCGTTTGACCATTGCCGATCTCTATCTCTTTCCCATGCTCAGATGGGCCAAGGCCAAGGTGGGCCTGGAACAGGTGCCGGCAGTGGCGGCTTACCTTGCGCGGATGCTGGCCTTGCCGGCGGTGCAGCGGGCCATGGCCAGCGAAGGCCTGCAATAA
- a CDS encoding VolA/Pla-1 family phospholipase, translated as MDKKIISIAVLAALGLSACGGSDNYKEQQNNTDPAVPTARIAFDPSNGVLPIPNDILKSGTTDGTLNIPDVADEGSPYDPYAVLSGLDGWSVSTPFTIDLSLPEGVTLNAESVQQPGAVVLLEVTAGGGSDEECAADSAVNACNLVTALTFGSDYVAQVSGDSIAVVPLKPLKAKTSYVVATTSMVTDSMGRSVLGSSTYNLLKQDLSTAPLGTDQQKLLQGAVNSYENVLAEAGVDKDSVTYSGLFTTQSTADTLNYAKLVLMQTLQAGQLQLSALTDTGYTAADALGLDGSTTAGQLASGAEVYSATLTLPYFLDKPAATDFASGDCNIATGDLTQCDKLSSRWIASGDSPAAVLLALQSGALSQASFAEQAVNQGIDPQAALANNALLIGASFTNDAGEDIDPYQFITQYNPVPQVRSLKTIDVLVTLPIPSTVNVLRSNLGMQGTIAKGAAGWPTTIYGHGITNYKETGLAMAGTLALNGQAMIAIDLPLHGKRGLDLTGDGASNLNAGDNVGIYTNLASLGTVRDNLRESVIDQLSLRAAITAQNLGGGTTLDGTNVSYVGVSMGSIVGSEAVAVGNTETKDPLTGNDYSAFFSFKTAALSVPGAGVAGIFAYSPTFSSTVATGLQASATFQAALAAANPNNLQPGDAGYEQLVAAVYAQFLPTFLFAAQTIVDSADPIAYGATLTGNTAVLVHEVVGDGTAGSGDQVIPNSNAAFGAPLSGTEPLIAAMGLTPITASVTSSDGAQVSGVARFNAGSHGSLLDPTASPAVTTEMQYQVASFLASQGLSIQVQNASVLIGAE; from the coding sequence ATGGATAAGAAAATCATCAGTATCGCTGTGCTGGCCGCACTTGGCCTGAGTGCCTGTGGTGGCAGCGACAACTACAAAGAGCAGCAAAACAACACGGACCCGGCAGTCCCCACCGCAAGGATCGCCTTTGATCCCAGCAATGGTGTCCTGCCCATCCCGAACGACATTCTCAAATCCGGCACCACTGACGGCACCCTGAACATTCCGGATGTCGCCGACGAAGGCTCGCCCTACGACCCCTATGCCGTACTGTCCGGCCTGGACGGCTGGTCTGTCAGTACCCCCTTCACCATTGACTTGTCTCTGCCCGAAGGCGTGACCCTCAATGCCGAGTCCGTGCAGCAGCCGGGCGCCGTGGTGTTGCTGGAAGTGACCGCCGGTGGTGGCAGTGACGAAGAGTGCGCCGCCGATTCTGCCGTCAACGCCTGTAACCTGGTTACCGCCTTGACCTTCGGCAGCGACTACGTGGCCCAGGTCTCCGGCGACTCCATCGCCGTTGTGCCCCTTAAGCCGCTGAAAGCCAAGACCTCTTACGTGGTGGCCACCACCAGCATGGTAACCGACTCCATGGGTCGCTCCGTGCTGGGGTCCTCCACCTACAACCTGCTCAAGCAGGACCTGAGCACCGCCCCCCTGGGAACCGACCAGCAAAAACTGCTGCAAGGCGCGGTGAACTCCTATGAGAACGTGCTGGCCGAGGCCGGTGTGGACAAGGACAGCGTCACCTATTCCGGCCTGTTTACCACCCAGAGCACTGCCGACACCCTCAACTACGCCAAACTGGTGTTGATGCAGACCCTGCAAGCTGGCCAGCTCCAGCTTTCTGCCCTGACCGACACCGGTTATACCGCTGCCGACGCCCTGGGCCTGGATGGCTCCACTACTGCCGGCCAGCTGGCCAGCGGCGCTGAGGTATATAGCGCCACCCTGACCCTGCCGTACTTCCTGGATAAGCCTGCCGCAACTGATTTTGCCAGCGGTGATTGTAATATCGCCACCGGCGACCTGACCCAGTGCGACAAGCTCTCTTCCCGCTGGATAGCGTCCGGCGACAGCCCGGCCGCCGTGCTGCTGGCCCTGCAAAGCGGCGCCCTGAGCCAGGCGAGCTTTGCCGAGCAGGCGGTCAATCAGGGTATCGATCCCCAGGCGGCGCTGGCCAACAACGCCCTGTTGATCGGTGCAAGCTTTACCAATGACGCCGGTGAAGATATTGACCCGTACCAATTCATCACCCAGTACAACCCGGTGCCCCAGGTCCGCTCTCTCAAGACCATCGACGTGCTGGTGACCCTGCCTATTCCCAGCACCGTGAATGTCTTGCGCAGCAACCTGGGCATGCAAGGCACCATTGCCAAAGGCGCTGCCGGCTGGCCCACCACCATCTATGGTCACGGCATCACTAACTACAAGGAGACCGGCCTGGCCATGGCCGGCACCCTGGCCCTCAATGGCCAGGCGATGATCGCCATCGATCTGCCGCTGCACGGCAAACGTGGCCTGGATCTGACCGGTGACGGTGCTTCAAACCTCAACGCCGGCGACAACGTGGGTATCTACACCAACCTGGCCAGCCTTGGCACAGTGCGCGACAACCTGCGTGAAAGCGTCATCGACCAGCTGTCCCTGCGCGCCGCCATTACCGCCCAGAACCTTGGCGGCGGCACCACCCTGGACGGCACCAATGTCAGCTACGTGGGTGTATCCATGGGCTCTATCGTCGGTTCCGAGGCGGTAGCTGTGGGTAACACCGAAACCAAAGACCCGCTCACCGGCAACGATTACTCCGCTTTCTTCAGCTTCAAGACGGCGGCCCTGTCTGTACCGGGTGCCGGCGTAGCGGGTATCTTTGCCTACTCACCGACCTTTAGCAGCACCGTTGCCACCGGCCTGCAAGCCTCTGCCACCTTCCAGGCGGCCCTGGCGGCAGCCAACCCCAACAACCTGCAGCCTGGCGATGCCGGCTACGAGCAACTGGTGGCGGCGGTTTACGCCCAGTTCCTGCCCACCTTTCTGTTCGCCGCCCAGACCATCGTCGATTCCGCCGACCCCATCGCCTACGGGGCTACCCTGACCGGCAACACTGCCGTGCTGGTACACGAAGTGGTGGGTGACGGCACTGCCGGCAGTGGAGACCAGGTGATCCCCAACTCCAACGCTGCCTTCGGTGCGCCCCTGTCCGGTACTGAACCGTTGATCGCCGCCATGGGTCTGACCCCCATCACCGCTTCTGTCACCAGCAGCGACGGTGCCCAGGTCAGCGGTGTGGCGCGCTTTAACGCCGGTTCCCACGGCTCCTTGCTGGACCCCACTGCCAGCCCTGCCGTGACCACCGAGATGCAATACCAGGTGGCCAGCTTCCTGGCCAGCCAGGGTCTGAGCATCCAGGTGCAAAACGCTTCTGTGCTGATCGGCGCCGAATAA
- the sohB gene encoding protease SohB, with protein MDFLSDYGLFLAKTLTLVLALVLVLVVVSALSMRKQRQKGELTVTDLGQRLKSYGHKLQAELLDKKALKAKAKAEKKQKDEQGKPNLFVLDFNGSMDAHEVDALREEVTAVLAVASSTDQVLLRLESPGGVVHGYGLAASQLARVRDAGVPLTVAVDKVAASGGYMMACVADRILAAPFAMLGSIGVIAGIPNFHKVLKKHDIDYEQHTAGKFKRTLSVLGENSEEGREKFVADLNVIHGHFRNHVGHYRPALALDDVATGEVWLGVDALEKGLVDGISTSDSYLTERLDSHKILAVKFQLRRKLGEKVGLAFRCLLTRLGI; from the coding sequence TTGGACTTTCTTAGCGACTACGGTCTTTTCCTGGCCAAGACCCTGACTTTGGTGCTGGCCCTGGTGTTGGTGCTGGTGGTGGTCTCGGCCCTGTCGATGCGCAAGCAGCGCCAAAAAGGTGAGCTGACGGTGACCGATCTGGGCCAGCGCCTGAAAAGCTACGGCCACAAGCTGCAAGCCGAGCTGTTGGACAAGAAGGCCCTCAAGGCCAAAGCCAAGGCCGAGAAAAAGCAGAAGGACGAGCAGGGCAAACCCAACCTGTTCGTGCTGGACTTTAACGGCTCCATGGACGCCCACGAAGTGGACGCCCTGCGTGAGGAAGTGACGGCGGTATTGGCGGTGGCCTCCAGCACCGACCAGGTGCTGCTGCGCCTGGAATCTCCCGGCGGCGTGGTCCATGGTTATGGCCTGGCGGCCTCGCAACTGGCCAGGGTCCGGGATGCCGGTGTGCCCCTGACGGTGGCGGTGGACAAGGTGGCGGCCAGCGGCGGCTACATGATGGCCTGTGTGGCCGACCGCATCCTGGCGGCGCCTTTTGCCATGCTGGGGTCCATCGGCGTTATTGCCGGTATCCCTAACTTTCATAAAGTGCTGAAAAAGCACGATATAGACTACGAGCAGCACACCGCAGGCAAGTTCAAGCGCACCCTCTCGGTGTTGGGGGAAAACTCCGAGGAAGGGCGTGAAAAGTTCGTGGCCGATCTCAATGTCATTCACGGGCATTTTCGTAACCATGTGGGTCACTACCGGCCGGCTTTGGCCCTGGACGACGTGGCCACAGGGGAAGTGTGGCTGGGTGTCGACGCCCTGGAAAAAGGCCTGGTGGACGGGATCAGTACCTCCGACAGCTACCTGACCGAGCGACTCGACAGTCATAAGATCCTGGCGGTCAAATTCCAGCTGCGCCGCAAACTGGGTGAAAAGGTAGGCCTGGCCTTTCGCTGCCTGCTGACCCGCCTTGGGATTTAA